AATACAACCGCAAATACGCGATTCGAAAACTCAACGGGGATCCCCCAGCAAAAGGTCACATCCCCCGGCGACGACAGAGAGGGTTCCTTTATAGCCAGGAATGTCTCCACATGGCGGAAATCATCTGGAAAGCCTCCGGCCACTTGTGTGGACAACGATTGAAGGAAGCCTTGCCCCTGTGGCTCCCGGCACTTAAAAAACGCCTCTCGGTCTCTACTCAGGTGGAACAAGAACTTTTGGGGATCAGTGCGCGGCAACTTGATGAACGCTTGCGCGTGAAAAAGAGGACTCTCAAAAAACGGATCTACTGCACCACCCGCCCAGGCTCCCTCTTAAAAAGCATGATCCCCATACGCACCTCGAACTGGGATATCCGTCAGCCCGGGTTTATAGAAATAGATCTCGTCGCTCATTGCGGAAATTCAAATGAGGGACAATTCATATTCAGCCTTGACACCACCGACATTCAGACCGGCTGGACCGAACGGCGCGCCGTGATGGGCAAAGGACAAACCGGCGTCTTGGACAAAATGCGTGAGATCCGCGACGCCTTGCCTTTCCGTCTACGTGGCATCGATTCAGACAATGGCGATGAATTCATCAACTGGCAACTCCTTCGCTATTGTCAGGCCCAACGCCCCGGCATCGATTTCACCCGCGGCCGTGCCTATCGGAAAAACGACAACGCCTACATTGAACAGAAAAACTGGACCCACGTCCGGCAGATCTTTGGCTGGAACCGCTATGAAACTGAAGACGCCTTGGCACTGATGAACGACCTTTACTCCAATGAGCTCCGTACGTTTCAGAACTTTTTTCAACCGTCCATGAAGCTCAAAGAGAAAAAGCATGTGGGCTCAAAAACAGTTCGGACCTATGACACCCCGAAGACGCCCTTCCAACGCGTCTTGGATTCCGGAAAATATCATCGCGCCAAAATGAAGGAACTCCGGCTCCTCCAGGCCTCCCTGGATCCGTTTGAACTCTCACAATCCATTGACCGGAAAATCGCCCGTTTGATCCCTCTTGCTTCCCAACGCGTTTCGCTAAACAAAGAGGGCCTTACCGCAAGCCCCCTCACTCGTATGGGCTCACAATCATCCCAAAACCAACCGCCAAAGACGCGGTCCCCTTGGAGAAACTTCAGCTTTAGTCGAAAGAATGCACGTCTTAGAAAAAGACTCCGCCAGATCGAAACGAAGGCTCGAATTAAAAACCAAATCCAACCCAAAGGAGGTTCTGTCTCGGTTACCTTTTAGACCGCACAACGAATCACCCCATGGTTACATTCTTATACCGCTTGACGCGTGCCTTTTCCGAAGGGAAACCCGCGGGGGATGAGGTGAACGGATAGTCTATGGACAAAAAACCGATTTTCATACAGAATTGTGATGGCAGGTGGCGGGACAGGAAATCAAGTTGATGGAGGGGAAGCATGAAATCCCCGGTCATTTGGGCGATTGAAGATAGTTTAGAAATGCAAAAAACGTTGGTGGAAATTTTTTCGCGTTTGGGTTGCGATGTCCTTGTTTTTGGCAACGCGGAAGAGGCCTTGGGAAAGTTAACCGCGGGGGCCAGGCCAGACGTGATGATTTTAGATTTTCGGTTGCCCGGGATGAGCGGTCCCCAACTGTTTCGGAAAATGGGCATGGACGCTAAACTGAAATCGATTCCGGTTGTCCCCTTCACTTCTCAATCCGGTGAAGAGACCCCTTCTTCCCTGGCGTCTGAGTGGGAATTGGTGGAGCTCACAATAGCGAAAGAGGCTCCGGTGGAATCCACTATCGTTAAGAAATATGACGGAGACGATTTTACAATCCCGGAACGTCTGATCCTTTCTGTCGCGAACGTCTTGAAAAGTTCTCCCAGCGGTCTTCCTAAAATTTTCGAAGACGCGGTCATGGAACTCGTCAATCGTGTGATGGCGCACCTGAAAACCAAGTAGAGGGACTTTGTCGCTTTTTGCTGTGACCGGACCTTATTGATCGAATCTGTTTAGGTGGGAGACGCTTTTGTCCTGGCCGTTTGTCTTTCAGCATTACCCGCTTTCGTTGGCGGCGGCCGTGGTTTGCGCCGCTGTGGGGTTTTATTCCCTTCGGCGGTCCCGGGGCCGACCCGAACGAGCCAGCCTGGCTCGAATCCTTTTCCTGGCCGCGGTTTGGACCTCCTTTTCTTTTTCCACGAGTTGGTCTGACGACAACGCCACGGGCACTCTTGTCGCTCAGATTATTTACGCTGTTGCCGCTTGGGTTCCCTTTGCGTTTTGTCGTCTTGTGTTGGACCTTCTCCCTTCCCCCCCCCGTGCTTTTATTTGGTTTGCTCGATGGGTTGGAGTCGCTAGTGTTGTCTTTTCCATAACGTCCTTCCATCCAGAATTTATTTTAGGGGTTCAGGATGTGGGGGGAATGCATTCTGTTCTGCCAGGTCCGTTCTTCGGTTACTTTGTTGCCCATTTGTTGTTGGGGATGGGTCTCGCCTTTTTGCCTTTGGCCGCGGGACATCGGTCTCTTGAAGGGATCGAGCGAAACAAACTGAAGTATTTTACCCTCGGCTTCTTTGTGGCCTATGTTGGGGCTGGCCTTCATTTCCACTCCGCATTTACCGGGCGTGAACCTTTTCCCCATGACCTTCTCGTTCTCTTTCACGCGATCTGTATTTTTTTTGGGCTCTGGAACCCAAGCCGGGATATGAACGAACTCCTTCGCCGGTTTCTCGCCCATTCCCTTTTCGGGGCACTCCTTGGACTTCCAACGGGTTTTGTCCTTTGGAGTTTGGGGGCGGGGATTATTGTGGCTCTCTGGACCTTTACCGTTGTTGCCCTGGCGCCCCCCTTATACATGAAATGGCACACCCGTATTTTTGGCCTTGTGGACCGCTTCCCTGTTCTTCGGAATAAGTTCGTTCGCCCGGATGTCTTGGCACGGGAGGTGATCATCGTGGAGGAGGCTCGGAATGTGAACGAATGGGCTCGGCGGGTGGTGCGCGCTGGGCAAGAGATGTTTGGAGCACGTTCGGCCAGCGTCTTGCTTCGCCAAGAAGAGATGGAATCGTTTCTGATTAAGGCTGGTGTTGGGCTGACGCCGGGCGAAATGGGCCTGCTCTCTTTGCCGTTCGATAGCCCTGTGGTCAAACAATTGGAATCGACTCAGCAATGCCTTTTGATGGAGCCTCTGGAGGCACTTTCCCTACGCTCCCAGCGGGTTGAACTGGATGATTTACGCTTTATCCATGCTTGTGCCCTGGCCCCACTCTTTTGGAACGGGCAATTGTATGCCTTGGCGTGTCTGGGGCCCAAAGCGTCGGGGGAAATTTACAATCAATCGGATGTTCAAGCTTTTTCAAATCTGTCCCGGTCGGCCCAATACGCGTTGGCCGCGGTATTGGCGGGGCAGGCCCGTGGACAGGAAAGTGCCTTTTGGGCCCACGATCTTTATAAACCCTTCGGGCCTAAGGGTGGATTACTTAATGTGGCGAAGGCCCTCCGGGGGGATTTCGGTCCCTTGGCGGGGGCCGTGCGGGACGCCTTATCCCTGGCCGCGGAAGACGCGGCCTTCGTCGCCAAAAATCTCAAAAACTTTATTGACCAAGCGGGGGGAGACCCAAACGAATTTCAGTTGTCACCTTTAACGTCGGTCTACGCTCGAAGTCAAGATCGATTTTCCCCTCTGGCGAAGGAAAAAGGGATTGATTTTAAAGTGGATAGGCCTGACAAACGACAGTTGGTAAAGTGTGATGCCACGCTCATCGAATACCGTGTGATCGCCAACCTCATGGAAAACGCCCTGCGATACACTCCTCGGGGTGGATCACTAAATCTGGGGTATCGGGTGGAGAAGAATACGTTCATTGGCTTTGTGGAGGATTCAGGCCCGGGAATCAAAGCCGAGGATTTGCCTCTTCTTTTTGAGCCGCGAACCCAACTGAACCCCGCGAAAAAAGGACTGGCTGGCTTGGGGCTCGCCAGCGTTAAAAGTGTCATGGACGCTCACTGTGGGCGGGTGTGGGTGGAAAGCGAAGTGGGGAAAGGGACCACCTTTTTCTTTTCACTTTCCAGTAGATAAGAGACCTGATCATCGTCTTAAACATTAACCTGAACTTTCAGTTGGGTGT
The Elusimicrobiota bacterium genome window above contains:
- a CDS encoding integrase, with the translated sequence MPSLKSKMEYLEAVYHRYHKGDKDEKKTILNEFCQVCKYNRKYAIRKLNGDPPAKGHIPRRRQRGFLYSQECLHMAEIIWKASGHLCGQRLKEALPLWLPALKKRLSVSTQVEQELLGISARQLDERLRVKKRTLKKRIYCTTRPGSLLKSMIPIRTSNWDIRQPGFIEIDLVAHCGNSNEGQFIFSLDTTDIQTGWTERRAVMGKGQTGVLDKMREIRDALPFRLRGIDSDNGDEFINWQLLRYCQAQRPGIDFTRGRAYRKNDNAYIEQKNWTHVRQIFGWNRYETEDALALMNDLYSNELRTFQNFFQPSMKLKEKKHVGSKTVRTYDTPKTPFQRVLDSGKYHRAKMKELRLLQASLDPFELSQSIDRKIARLIPLASQRVSLNKEGLTASPLTRMGSQSSQNQPPKTRSPWRNFSFSRKNARLRKRLRQIETKARIKNQIQPKGGSVSVTF
- a CDS encoding response regulator; protein product: MKSPVIWAIEDSLEMQKTLVEIFSRLGCDVLVFGNAEEALGKLTAGARPDVMILDFRLPGMSGPQLFRKMGMDAKLKSIPVVPFTSQSGEETPSSLASEWELVELTIAKEAPVESTIVKKYDGDDFTIPERLILSVANVLKSSPSGLPKIFEDAVMELVNRVMAHLKTK
- a CDS encoding GAF domain-containing sensor histidine kinase, whose translation is MSWPFVFQHYPLSLAAAVVCAAVGFYSLRRSRGRPERASLARILFLAAVWTSFSFSTSWSDDNATGTLVAQIIYAVAAWVPFAFCRLVLDLLPSPPRAFIWFARWVGVASVVFSITSFHPEFILGVQDVGGMHSVLPGPFFGYFVAHLLLGMGLAFLPLAAGHRSLEGIERNKLKYFTLGFFVAYVGAGLHFHSAFTGREPFPHDLLVLFHAICIFFGLWNPSRDMNELLRRFLAHSLFGALLGLPTGFVLWSLGAGIIVALWTFTVVALAPPLYMKWHTRIFGLVDRFPVLRNKFVRPDVLAREVIIVEEARNVNEWARRVVRAGQEMFGARSASVLLRQEEMESFLIKAGVGLTPGEMGLLSLPFDSPVVKQLESTQQCLLMEPLEALSLRSQRVELDDLRFIHACALAPLFWNGQLYALACLGPKASGEIYNQSDVQAFSNLSRSAQYALAAVLAGQARGQESAFWAHDLYKPFGPKGGLLNVAKALRGDFGPLAGAVRDALSLAAEDAAFVAKNLKNFIDQAGGDPNEFQLSPLTSVYARSQDRFSPLAKEKGIDFKVDRPDKRQLVKCDATLIEYRVIANLMENALRYTPRGGSLNLGYRVEKNTFIGFVEDSGPGIKAEDLPLLFEPRTQLNPAKKGLAGLGLASVKSVMDAHCGRVWVESEVGKGTTFFFSLSSR